In Aegilops tauschii subsp. strangulata cultivar AL8/78 chromosome 3, Aet v6.0, whole genome shotgun sequence, one genomic interval encodes:
- the LOC109743212 gene encoding 26S proteasome regulatory subunit 6A homolog, whose protein sequence is MSSSPTPAPDAGAAAMAVDDSSETDQLDSMSTEDIVRATRLLDNEVRVLKDELQRNNLELENVKDKIKENQEKIKLNKQLPYLVGNIVEILEMNPEDEAEEDGANIDLDSQRKGKCVVLKTSTRQTIFLPVIGLVDPDNLKPGDLVGVNKDSYLILDTLPSEYDSRVKAMEVDEKPTEDYNDIGGLEKEIQELVEAIVLPMTHKEQFQKLGIRPPKGVLLYGPPGTGKTLMARACAAQTNATFLKLAGPQLVQMFIGDGAKLVRDAFELAKEKAPCIIFIDEIDAIGTKRFDSEVSGDREVQRTMLELLNQLDGFSSDERIKVIAATNRADILDPALLRSGRLDRKIEFPHPTEEARARILQIHSRKMNVHPDVNFEELARSTDDFNGAQLKAVCVEAGMLALRRDATEVIHEDFNEGIIQVQAKKKSSLNYYA, encoded by the exons ATGTCGTCCTCCCCTACCCCCGCGCCAGACGCCGGCGCCGCCGCGATGGCCGTCGACGACTCGTCGGAGACCGACCAGCTCGACTCCATGTCCACGGAGGACATCGTCCGGGCCACCCGCCTCCTCGACAACGAGGTCCGCGTCCTCAAG GACGAGCTGCAGCGGAACAACCTGGAGCTCGAGAACGTCAAGGACAAGATCAAGGAGAACCAGGAGAAGATAAAGCTCAACAAGCAGCTGCCCTACCTCGTCGGCAACATCGTCGAG ATTTTGGAAATGAACCCTGAAGATGAGGCTGAAGAGGATGGTGCTAATATAGATCTGGACTCACAgaggaaaggaaaatgtgttgtTCTTAAGACATCCACAAGACAG ACTATATTCCTTCCTGTGATCGGGCTAGTTGACCCTGACAACCTCAAGCCTGGTGATTTGGTTGGAGTCAACAAGGACAGCTACTTGATATTAGACACGCTACCTTCGGAGTATGACTCTCGAGTAAAGGCAATGGAGGTAGATGAAAAGCCTACGGAGGATTATAATGACATTGGCGGCCTTGAGAAAGAG ATTCAGGAACTCGTTGAAGCTATAGTGTTGCCAATGACACACAAGGAGCAATTTCAGAAGTTGGGAATCCGTCCCCCGAAAGGAGTTCTTTTATATGGACCACCTGGGACGGGAAAGACGTTGATGGCTCGTGCATGTGCTGCACAAACCAATGCAACCTTTCTGAAACTTGCTGGTCCGCAGCTAGTCCAG ATGTTCATCGGTGATGGGGCAAAGCTTGTCCGAGATGCCTTTGAGTTGGCAAAGGAGAAGGCCCCCTGCATCATTTTTATTGATGAGATTGATGCAATTGGAACAAAGCGTTTTGACAG TGAAGTGAGTGGTGACAGAGAAGTGCAACGAACTATGTTGGAGTTGCTGAATCAGCTAGATGGATTTAGCAGTGATGAGAGGATAAAG GTGATAGCTGCAACCAATCGTGCAGATATTCTCGATCCTGCTTTACTCCGTTCTGGTCGCCTGGACAGAAAGATTGAGTTCCCTCATCCGACGGAAGAAGCAAGAGCTCGGATTTTGCAA ATTCACTCAAGAAAGATGAACGTACATCCTGATGTCAACTTTGAGGAGCTGGCTCGTTCAACTGATGATTTCAACGGTGCACAACTGAAGGCTGTTTGTGTGGAAGCTGGCATGCTTGCTCTACGCAGGGACGCTACAGAG GTGATCCATGAAGATTTCAACGAAGGCATTATCCAAGTGCAAGCAAAGAAGAAGTCCAGCTTGAATTATTACGCTTAG